A region from the Citrobacter koseri ATCC BAA-895 genome encodes:
- a CDS encoding HNH endonuclease: MNSSEDDLLEVAWYLSKYGKSQPPVGLGVQKWKEAFALFYPRFGAGKTASEFHNSLKNSRDRFDSWLSDVRVGWLDEQGAPAVLSHSAQRVHQRLSVLSDSAIEQRVLSLISSDGDEQAQRDCLIIQQDKSIEDTVREQLIAARLGQGTFRKNCLMLYPACPVTGTTFAPLLRASHIKPWAACENGNERLDPFNGIILAAHIDILFDQGWISFENDGRLLISNELDISVKEQCLLPEKIKAFSVESYCYLEWHRENLLR, from the coding sequence TTGAATAGCTCGGAAGACGATTTGCTTGAAGTGGCGTGGTATTTGTCGAAGTACGGTAAATCTCAACCACCTGTGGGACTTGGTGTTCAGAAATGGAAAGAGGCTTTTGCCTTGTTTTATCCTCGTTTTGGCGCGGGCAAAACCGCCAGCGAGTTTCACAATAGTCTGAAAAATAGTCGTGACCGTTTTGATTCCTGGCTTAGTGATGTGCGTGTCGGCTGGCTTGACGAGCAGGGCGCTCCTGCTGTGCTTTCTCATTCAGCGCAGCGTGTGCATCAGCGATTGAGTGTGCTTTCAGACAGTGCGATTGAGCAGCGCGTTCTTTCGTTGATATCTTCTGATGGAGATGAACAGGCGCAACGTGACTGTCTTATTATTCAGCAAGATAAAAGTATTGAAGATACCGTACGCGAGCAGCTGATTGCGGCACGGCTGGGGCAGGGTACCTTTCGGAAAAATTGTCTCATGTTGTATCCGGCATGCCCTGTTACGGGAACGACTTTTGCGCCGTTACTGCGTGCCAGCCATATAAAACCGTGGGCTGCCTGCGAGAATGGGAATGAACGCCTTGATCCGTTTAATGGAATTATACTGGCCGCACATATTGATATTCTTTTCGATCAGGGATGGATTTCGTTTGAGAACGATGGGCGCTTATTAATTAGTAATGAGCTGGATATTAGCGTTAAAGAGCAGTGTTTGTTGCCGGAGAAAATAAAGGCGTTTTCTGTTGAATCGTATTGTTATCTGGAGTGGCATCGGGAGAATTTATTGAGATAG
- a CDS encoding helix-turn-helix transcriptional regulator has product MNSDRFLRLRQVEDKIGFGKSWIYRQIQLQQFPPFIRLNSRHVAWLESEVDAWIHQRIRLTRDV; this is encoded by the coding sequence ATGAATAGCGACAGATTTTTACGCTTACGCCAGGTGGAAGACAAAATCGGCTTCGGTAAATCGTGGATTTATCGGCAAATTCAGCTGCAACAGTTTCCGCCATTCATCCGACTCAACAGCCGCCACGTCGCCTGGCTGGAAAGCGAGGTGGATGCCTGGATCCACCAGCGCATCCGCCTCACCCGCGATGTCTGA
- a CDS encoding TIGR03756 family integrating conjugative element protein, producing MNLHRTLLCLLIMMPCAGKAITTPEIAASALSPTCVKYQVIGVCYWLFCSPFGCSVRTSVKVRHFRPDLVVSAYSVTGQNPWAEMSPLSSPLPGIAEAGGDTNPRTVGQHSKVRFKNADAIGFPAGDALANFFAQFGYVCAPSSQPFLPYFLSTLDALAWRSGVPEMFYPEALTPGLREVSKDGDMWGNVYPRAGALSQTHDYKAGAVIAQRVADLVTRSGQPHVYIPLTASSHDGYWPPDPVMEGDSSNHQWQMLAPKKSASCAIFPDGSTTDSYADKLAEDGAYVWTLWRPYKCCPRRGQTFLGSSGG from the coding sequence ATGAATCTCCACCGGACATTACTTTGCTTACTGATAATGATGCCGTGCGCAGGTAAAGCCATCACTACACCGGAAATCGCTGCCTCAGCCCTGTCGCCGACGTGCGTAAAATATCAGGTGATCGGTGTCTGCTACTGGCTTTTTTGTTCACCGTTTGGCTGCTCGGTACGCACGTCGGTAAAGGTACGCCATTTCCGACCGGACCTGGTGGTATCGGCCTACAGCGTGACCGGGCAAAACCCGTGGGCTGAGATGTCGCCGCTCAGTTCGCCGCTGCCCGGTATCGCCGAAGCCGGTGGCGATACAAATCCCCGCACTGTCGGCCAGCACAGCAAAGTCCGCTTTAAAAATGCTGATGCGATTGGCTTCCCTGCCGGTGATGCGCTGGCAAACTTCTTTGCCCAGTTTGGCTACGTCTGCGCCCCGTCGTCACAACCTTTTCTCCCTTATTTTCTCAGCACGCTGGATGCGCTCGCCTGGCGCAGCGGTGTACCGGAAATGTTCTACCCAGAGGCGTTAACGCCAGGGCTGCGCGAAGTCAGCAAAGACGGTGATATGTGGGGCAATGTCTACCCACGAGCCGGGGCGCTCAGCCAGACGCATGACTATAAGGCCGGGGCGGTCATCGCCCAACGCGTTGCCGATCTGGTAACGCGCAGTGGTCAGCCGCATGTTTATATTCCGCTGACTGCCTCTTCACACGACGGATACTGGCCGCCAGATCCTGTTATGGAAGGCGACAGCAGTAACCATCAGTGGCAGATGCTGGCTCCCAAAAAGTCTGCCTCCTGCGCCATTTTCCCGGATGGGTCTACCACCGACTCTTACGCCGATAAACTGGCAGAAGACGGTGCATATGTCTGGACGCTGTGGCGCCCCTATAAATGCTGCCCGCGTCGTGGGCAAACCTTTCTTGGCAGCAGCGGAGGTTAA
- a CDS encoding integrating conjugative element protein has product MRSAYCLLFVAFLAPADDKYQYKQQGAISDWMYYRIGGGAAISPPPTRRNTFPLTAGVSWNSDMMCGNFDIDTTVRNQLNGVTDGFQQLMGEVIESATSAVASLPAMVIQRANPQLYDLLTNGVLQGRLDFDKSLLSCQNMAGKMTDYALGPAWTQSAQAENYQGIAASEKDAVRADQRAAEEAAEKGKRWVGGEHRGGKGQPPIKLIRDTTVAGYNILNNRSATSTGSVSGSDCQGELCQVWSKPDDAAQWLTRVVGEQTINVAPDNDQSGGTDQQSGAQSGVGLTPLIQEEKDKIQPLIIDMVNRSQPVNDDTLAQASGGELHLTRGVIEALRDDPDAAVLIQRLSGELALSRVMEQALMARRTLLAGMREPNVSGEKEAQTALTQTTAQLDQELSQLKLELDMRQALADNAALTILERQTMRAKTKGQAVGVEDDTDKRVDDLSKPTGGEAQ; this is encoded by the coding sequence ATGCGCTCAGCTTACTGTCTTCTGTTCGTCGCCTTTCTCGCTCCGGCAGACGACAAATATCAATACAAACAACAGGGGGCGATCAGCGACTGGATGTATTACCGCATCGGCGGCGGTGCGGCCATCTCTCCACCGCCAACCCGGCGTAACACCTTCCCGCTAACGGCAGGTGTAAGCTGGAACAGCGATATGATGTGCGGCAATTTCGATATCGACACCACAGTCCGTAATCAGCTCAACGGCGTGACGGACGGCTTCCAGCAACTGATGGGAGAAGTCATCGAAAGCGCAACCAGCGCGGTCGCCAGCCTGCCCGCAATGGTGATCCAGCGAGCCAATCCCCAGCTCTACGATCTGCTGACCAACGGTGTGCTTCAGGGACGCCTCGACTTCGATAAGTCACTGTTAAGCTGCCAGAATATGGCAGGCAAGATGACCGATTATGCGCTCGGTCCGGCATGGACGCAGAGCGCCCAGGCGGAGAACTATCAGGGAATTGCGGCCAGCGAAAAAGACGCCGTTCGTGCTGACCAGAGAGCAGCCGAAGAAGCGGCAGAGAAAGGCAAACGCTGGGTTGGTGGCGAACATCGCGGCGGTAAAGGCCAGCCGCCCATCAAACTGATACGCGATACGACGGTTGCAGGCTACAACATCCTCAATAATCGTAGCGCGACCAGCACCGGTTCCGTCTCTGGCAGTGACTGCCAGGGTGAGTTATGTCAGGTCTGGAGCAAGCCCGATGACGCCGCACAATGGCTGACGCGGGTAGTTGGCGAACAGACTATTAACGTCGCCCCGGATAACGATCAATCCGGCGGCACTGACCAGCAAAGCGGCGCACAATCCGGCGTCGGGCTGACGCCGCTTATTCAGGAAGAAAAGGATAAGATCCAGCCGCTGATTATCGATATGGTGAACCGCAGCCAGCCCGTTAATGATGACACACTGGCGCAGGCCAGCGGCGGCGAACTACATCTGACGCGCGGCGTGATTGAGGCGCTGCGCGACGATCCCGATGCAGCGGTGCTTATCCAGCGGCTCTCCGGCGAACTGGCTCTCTCCCGCGTGATGGAGCAGGCGCTGATGGCCCGGCGCACACTGCTGGCAGGAATGCGCGAACCCAATGTCTCCGGAGAAAAAGAGGCACAAACCGCGCTGACCCAGACCACCGCCCAGCTCGACCAGGAACTGTCTCAGCTCAAGCTGGAGCTGGATATGCGTCAGGCGCTGGCGGATAACGCCGCGCTCACCATCCTTGAACGCCAGACCATGCGGGCGAAGACCAAAGGCCAGGCGGTCGGCGTAGAGGACGACACCGATAAACGGGTGGACGATCTCA